In uncultured Bacteroides sp., the following proteins share a genomic window:
- a CDS encoding NifB/NifX family molybdenum-iron cluster-binding protein → MKIAVPTRAYVVDDHFGHCEAYTIFTIGENKNIEKIESLPSPQGCGCKSNIASDLQQIGVKIMLAGNMGHGALNVLTNHGIKVYRGCSGDVTALVKKFLAEGINDSGESCHHHDLEGADHQCSHN, encoded by the coding sequence ATGAAAATTGCCGTGCCAACAAGAGCTTATGTTGTTGATGATCACTTTGGTCATTGCGAAGCCTATACTATATTTACAATAGGCGAGAACAAGAATATTGAAAAGATTGAGTCGTTACCATCTCCTCAGGGCTGTGGATGCAAAAGTAATATTGCCTCTGACCTGCAACAAATTGGAGTAAAAATAATGCTTGCCGGCAATATGGGCCATGGAGCATTAAATGTTTTGACTAATCACGGCATAAAGGTGTACAGGGGTTGTTCCGGTGATGTTACTGCGCTTGTCAAGAAGTTCTTAGCCGAAGGTATTAATGACTCTGGTGAAAGCTGCCATCATCATGATCTCGAAGGAGCCGACCATCAATGCAGTCATAACTGA